AATGGCGTTATCTACTTCTTTAAGCGAAACATCCCGCTTGGTAGATTCAATAACCATAACCTCCATGGCTTCTGTGTTTGCAGTACTAGCTAAAGCTGAGCAGCTTCCGCCAGTTCCGGCGATGACCGCTGAAGCGACTAAAGTTCGTTTTAATAAACTGTTATTCATCAAGTTATATCCTTATTTCATCATCTTTTTTGATGCTATTTCTAGGCTTGTGCCTTGTTTTTAAGTGAGTTCTGGGCAAACCAGATCTTCTGATAAGTTTCGTTGTCGGCTAAAAGCGAAGTATGCTCCGCAACAGCAAGTATTTGTCCCTGCTCCATCAGGCAGATCTGGTCAGCATGCGTGATAGTCTCTAAGCGGTGTGCGATGGTGATGACGGTCTTCCCCTGACATAAAGTTCTGAGCGTTTCTAAAATTTGCTTCTGATTTTCCGCATCTAGTGCGGATGTCACTTCATCAAGCAGAACAATTGGGGTTTGCCGCATAAGTGCTCTTGCTATGGATAAACGCTGGCGCTCTCCCCCAGACAACAGATTGCCGTTTTCACCAATCTCACTTTCAAGTCCGGCTGGTAGCCGTTGGATCAGATCATCCAGTCCAGCCTGACGAATAGCCTCATTAAGATCGGCATCACTGGCATTCGAGTTAGCAATCAAAAGGTTGTCACGTAAACTTCCCGCAAATAACTGGACATGCTGAGTTATGTAGGAGAGGCTCTTATACCAGTGATAAGTACCAGCCTCTTCTAAACTTTTTCCGCCGATTTGCACATGTCCCCGAGTGGCAATATGGAAGGCGGCAATCAAATTAAGTAAGGTTGTTTTCCCGGATCCACTCGGCCCCGTGATAGCCAGGTGCTGACCCTGCTTTACCTGTAAGTTGATATCTTTCAGTACGGTTTGCTCTCCCATTTCAAAAGAAACATCTTTCAATTCAATATCAAAATGAGTGGGCAGGACTCCATCGTGTGGCTGATGGGGAGCTGTGGCGAGATCATGTAACCGGTGGGCTGCTTTGATCATATATCGCAGCAAAGCAGAGAATATGGTCATACGAACAAATGGACGGGTAGAGGCAACGCATGCTATGACGACAACCAGCCATTCCCCGCTGGTGATTACACCATGGATAACCAGATCGGCCCCAACCAGAGCGACCAATGGCCCACTAAGTTCCAGCACCAGTGTTGCAAACACAACTCCGGTTCCTCCGGCCCATTCCAGACCAAGGCCGCTTTTTCTAAGCGCTTCGATTTGATCACATAGTGGTGACGCTAGCTTATCTGCACGTCCAAAGCTTTTCAGCATGGGCAGACACTCTATGTACTCTAATGTCTTGTTGGCACAAGCGAGATTGACGCAGTGGTTGTGCTGAGCGCTATTAGAAAACCGCTTTTCAGTAAACAGCAGGATACCCCAAGCTATTGATACCACGCCCAGCAATAAAGCACCGAGTACCGGATTGACCATAAAGATCACGCCCGTCATTGCTATTGGGATTACCCAGGCGGCGATAAAGTCAGCAGCCAAATGGCTGAATATGTGTTCAAACTGTTTCATGTCAGTGGTGACAAGCTTGATTTTCTCACCTAACCCCTTTCCGGTCAGCGCTGCAAGAGGTTGACTGCGGATGTCCAGTAGCAGAGTTTTACGAAGCTGATGGCTGATATCATAGGCTCCGAGGAAACTCTGTTTAGCGGTCTGACCAAATATCCACTGCCCGACAATAACTGCAATTGATATCAGTACCATATGCGTAAGTGTGATTTCTATGCCTTCTCGCAGGAAGACGAACAGGATCAGCCAACAGATCAATGGCAGTGCTTCACTGGCTATTTTTCCACTGACACCAACCCAAAAGTCGCGATGGCTCGCCTTGCTGTGTTTAAGCAAATACGCAATCTTATTCATTGACGACTCCCTTCTGCTTTATCTCACTTAGAACGCCATCTTTCAGGCGATAACTGTGGGTCGCATCGGTAAGGGCTTGTGTTCGATGGCTGATGATCAATTGAATTTGATTGGGTGAAAATCTTCTTAGCCCGGTAAGGACCATCTGCTCTGTGAAATTATCAAGATGGGAGGTGGCTTCATCGAGAATAAGTACCGGAGTATTTGCCAAAGCAGCACGAACAATGGCAAGGCGCTGTATTTCACCACCACTGAAAGCACGTTCAGTCTCACCGATATCGGTTTCAAGTTGCTCTGGCAAGTCACGTATTAACTGGTTAAGCCCAACCAGAGTTAACAATTGCCATATTTTTTTGTCTTCAGTATCTGGCAGAGAAAGAGCGATGTTATCTCTTAGTGACCCGGTAAAAAACTTAGGGTGTTGGTCCACGACTGCCAGTAACTGGCTTCGTTTATCGTCACTTATGCCATTAAGTGGCAGATCATTGTAATACCAGCCACCAGCTTGTGGCTCAACGGTTCCTGACAGTGTCCCCAGCAAGCTGCTTTTTCCCGACCCGGAAGATCCCTGAAATACGATGCGTTCTCCCGGGAAAAAACTTAAGTTCACTGAGTGAAAGAGGTGCCTCTCTCCTCTGAATAAACTCAGGCTTTGACAACTTAACTCTTTCAACTGCTGGCAAGGAGATGCGTTCTCGGTTTCATAATGGTGAAACAGTGGAATCAGGCGGCCGATAGCGAGCATAGATTGCTGAACCTGGCCGAATATCTGGGTGAGATCCAACCAGGGTTTTAATATTCCGGCGCAAAGCATGACTATCATTGCCAGCTCAACGTGAGTAAGATCACCGATAACAGTAAAGTACAGAGCAAAAGGAATGGTAGTCATTAGCGAGGCTTGAGCCAGGGTCACAAATGTGACCCAGGCACCAACCATCTGGTTAGTGTAGGCGCCTACCAGCTTGTGATGTTTGTTCATAGTGCGGCTTAGTTGGCGGTAAGAGTCTACATCTACGCCAAACAGTTTCATCACCCCAATGCTACGTAAGAACTCCAGTTGTGCCTGATGCATATGGCTAACGATCTGGTTGTAGCTTTCCTGCCGCTTGGTAAAACCACGCATCATTAAAAACTGAGCAACAGCGGCTAAAGGGAGTGGACTTAGGGCGAACAAGCCTACCCGCCAGTCGATCCATAGCAAGACGGCCATTAGAAGAACTGGGGTTAGCAGCCCACTGATAATATCAGTAGTGTGATGGGCTATTAATGGCTCCAGCGACTGACAATCATCACTTATACGCTTTTCTAAATCACCACGATGGAATTTTTGCAGTCGCTCATTTGGCATACTGGCCAGAGCCTTTACGATATACTGTCTGACTCTCTGGATAACATGATAAGCCACTAAGTGTGCCTGCCAGACAGAAAGTGTATAAAACACATAGCGCAACACAATGGCTGTTGCCATGGCGATCAGATAGATTTCCGGATGGTCCCCCTTCAACAAAACGTTTGCAGCCTGGAAAAAGCAGACCCAGGGAATAAGCTCAATCAAAGAGCTGAGTATTGCACAGCCGATCGTAGCCCACATGCGGGATTGCTCTGATTTTAGCATTTCCATAAGTGCACTCTTGGTGCCCATGGTTTGAGATAGATACATGAACGACTCCTTAATGGGAATCATTCTCATTCATTATGTGCTATAACAATAGTAAGATCGGGAATCAGAATGTAACTATCAGGAATATTTGGCCGACTAAGCAGATTCTTCAAACATCAATGATGCCTGCATGGCTCGGTTGAAACGGTAAAGTACCGATATTTGCATCAATAGATGCTCATTGGACTATAAGTGAGATTAATTATCATTTAATATTAGCAGTGCGAGTTAAGAAAAGTAAAGGTGTACTGTATGAGCAATATTGTTGATAGCTTAAATGTAACTAGTGACTTAGAAGGACAGTATGATGTGATCACACTGGACGATGGTGTTACTGCATATATTGTAAATTGTACAGCAAGGCGCGCCGTTAACTTTAACGATCCCGCTGATGCCGGTTTCTATATCAGCTTTATCGGTACCAACGATGCTCATAGCCCCGACTATCCCGAATATCCGGCAGAAACCTTTGCTTTTCGCTGCATCGCCTCCATGCTACATGAGCCTGAGCCCAACAATCTTATTTCACTCAAAAAACAGGGGAAAATTGAGAGCATCCGCATTCACTTTCCTCTGCAGCATAGTTTAACCAAGAGCCTTTTACCGGAGAGTGATTCGCCATTCAGGCCCTTCAAACTCTATGAAATGGGGTGGCAAATGCCTTTAAGTGGTCAAGTTCGTGAAGTGGCAGCGTCTGTATGGAATAACGATTTCCAAGGGGGAACCCGGGCATTATGGCTAAAGGGGAAAATATATGAGCTGCTCGCTTTACTGATGATGCACAGGCAACCCAAATCTTTGGCTGATAAAGCGTGTGAAAGGATCGCCCAGCAGCCATATCTCAACTGGAATATACCTCGCCTTGCAAGAGAGTTAGCCACAAACGAGTGCTACCTGAAACAATCATTTCGGCAGCAGTTTAATATGGGGGTCGCTGGTTGGATTCAGTCCCACCGGATTGGACTGGCCAAAGAACGGTTGGCCGACCCCAGCGAGACTATTACTCAAATTGCATTAGATCTTGGTTATCAAAGCGGGAGTTATTTCTCTAAAGTCTTTAAACAGCATACTAATTTAACGCCTAAAGAATTTCGTGGTGAATTATCTGGGACTGTATCCAACAAGATTATCAATGAGCACTAAATTCCCTAGTTATTACTCATTCGTAGGTACTTAAGCATAAAAAAATGTTCAAGTTCAGCAAGATAACTTTTATTCCATAACAGGGTATATCCCCAGTCCCATAGCAAGTAAAGGTGTCTCAATATCTCGTTTCAGGTGGGCCCTTTTGCAATACTTGAAATGTTTTCTAGCTTCACTCGATGACACAGCTTTTTCTGCATAAAGTGAATATTACATCGCTGTACGGAGATGGAAGCTTCCGTCCAATAATGAGTCACGATACCAGCAAGCTGTCTGTACGAGTTGGTTGTGACTCATCAGAATATGTGTAAGAAAGCCGGGAGTATTTGTTAGTGTTTCTTACCTGGATTTGCTTACCACATCAAATCATCCGGCACGACAAACTTCGCGTACGGATCGTCTTCAGCAAGCTCTTCTTCAGATGAAGACTTATTCTCAATAATGGTCTCTTCATCGCGCGCTGCAATTTTGTATGCCACTGATGACGGGATAACCGCATAGCCCTCTTCATACCGGGCAACAGACAGTACGCCTTTAATCAGCTGATCGCGGATATCCTGCTCAACATAAATGGATTTAATAAAAGTACCATCGGTGAAGTTGTACTTGATATCACCATCTTTAAGATCGATTCTGTTCATCTCAATCAGTTGCTTCACCTGAGCTTTAATCTCTTTGCTCAGTTGCTGCTCATCTCTCTGCTTGTTCAGCTCGATATCCCGCTGACGCTGAGCTTCTTTATTATGCTCTACCGCTGCTTTGGCTTCACGGGCCTGAACACGGGATTTCTTCGAACCTTTCTTGGCTTTTTTTAATTTCTTTTCGTTAACCAGACCAGCTTTTAACATCTGCTCTTGTAGGCTTAATTTTGACATTTTCTATCCAAACACTGATTTTTTGTGCATTTTCGCATTTATCCGGGTATTTGGCACTGCCTAATTTTGATGTAATCGAGGTTCATATTCATTTAAGAAGTTGCAGAACCAGCGCATAACCAATGATGAATCCGGAGCAGAGTTCAGACTGCTTATTGCGGGAATGTAATGCTCGTCTCCGATAGCTTCTCTCATCTTTCCAAGCAAACATCTTTCAAAATCTACCGTGAACTCCGGATGTCCCTGAACAGTTAAAATATGCTTACCCTTAGTCAGCATATAATTAGGACAGAACTCACTTGAAACAATAGCCTTCATTGAAGAAGGCAAACTGATGACCTGATCCTGATGAAAGACCAGAAGCTCAAGTGCTGACTTTTCTGGCTTCATCCATGGAAGTTGAATATTGATTTTATTATCACTGCTCAGCCCTACTCCCCAACCTTTAGATGACTTTTCAACCCGGCCTCCTAACGCAAGAGCAATAATCTGATGCCCAAAGCAGATACCAAGAAGCGGTTTATGCTGCATATCACATTTACGTATCCACGCAGCAAGTGCATTTATCCACGGCAAGTCGGCATAGGCATCATAAGTACTACCTGTAATAATATAAGCATCGCAGCCATCATCAGTCTGTGGTAACTCATCCTTCATCGCATTAAACAGCAGATAGTCGTGCTGACTAAAAGGTGCAAGCCCCTGCTGAATCATATCCGCAAATTCCCCGAACTCAGACGACAATACCGGGTCGACGATATCACAAACGATTATGCCTATTTTCATTAATATCCTTATCCTTGTTTCTTATGGCACCTACCGTTAACCCTACTCTATCCGCGAATCACTTTAAAGTTATCCCAGGCCTGACTGGTTGGCATAACTTCCAGGCTGTTGATGTTGATATGAGTTGGTTGCTCAGCTATCCAGAATATAATATCGGCAATATCCTCTGGCTGAAGCGCGTTAGTTTCGTTGTAGATAGCGTTATATTTTTCCTGATCACCACCAAATCTCACCAGGCTGAATTCACTTTCTGACAGGCCAGGTTCCAGGCTGGTTACACGTACACCTGTCCCGGCAAAATCACTTCTCAGGTTTCGGGAAAACTGCTGAACAAACGCCTTAGTTGCCCCATAAACATGTGCGCCTGGATAAGACCAGTTAGAGGCAATACTAGCTAAGTTGATAATACTTGCTTTAGGCTGTGCTTTCAGAATAGGTAGTAGCGCATGTGTGACATTGACCAGACCTGTAACATTGGTATCAATCATGGTATGCCAGTCATTAAGATCGGCCTTGTCTGCCGGGGATGCACCTAGCGCCAGTCCAGCGTTATTTACTAAAACCTCGACTCTTTTAAATGGCTCAGGCAGAGCTTTCATCATACTATTTACTTCTTCTGCCTTTCTGACATCAAGCTTATAGATAAAGACTTCCGTCAATTGCCCCAGCTCATCTGCAAGAGCCCGTAAGCGCTCTTCCCGGCGTCCTGTTAAAATGAGCGGGTATCCGTTATCCGCAAATTTTCTTGCTGTCGCTAGCCCAAAACCAGACGTAGCACCGGTAATTAATACGGTAGGTAAATCAAATCTCTGCATTCCTTGCTCCAAATAGGTACTTTCTCCATATAAAAACAAGTTACATGTCACAGAAATGATTGGTTAGAGCCAGTTTTGATTATTTTCAGAATTATATGGTACCAGACAAAACGAAAGCTCACATCAGACACTACAGTATCTACAATAAGGCTGATAATTTTATGATTCCCTGAGGAATAGCAGCTATATCTATTGCAGAAAATCCCATACGAATGTAGCCGTACTTCTCTTTTTCCGGTGAAGTAAAGTGTATATCTCCGGGCTCCACCAATACACCGACCTCCTGAGCCCGTCTGGAAAATTCTTCGGCTTTCACCCCCTCAGGTAAACGCAGCCAGAAAGAGCTCCCCCCCAAAGTATCACTGGTAACGCACTGAGGCATATGCTCTTCAAGCATCTGTCTCATAAGTGTCCATTTATCTTTGTAGCTGTTTCTCAGCTTTCGGACATAGGTGTCATAATGCCCAAGAGAGATAAACAACGCGCATGTTCTCTGATTATTGGATGGTGGGTGTCGGTACATCAACCGACGCAGTTTTCTGACTTCTTTTATTAAGTTAGCTTCTGCCACCATAAAGCCAATTCGTAACCCGGGCGAGAGCGATTTCGACAAACTTCCTACATAAATAACACGACCATTTTTATCCAGGCTTTTTAACGCAGGCGAAGGCTGACTCAGAACATTAACTTCACTCTCGAAATCATCTTCGATAATAATAAAGTCTTTTTTTTCCGCAAAATCGAGCAGTTCAGCCCTTCTGTCCATAGACATAGTGACATTTGTTGGCACCTGATGGCTAGGTGTCGTGTAAACATAATCACATCTCGCCATTTGAGAGGAAATCTCCACACCTTGCTGGCCAATAGATAACGCTTCAATAGTTGCCCCATGGTGACTAAAAATATTTCTTGCATCCGGGTAACCAGGATCCTCAAGGCCCACTCTGGTTCCCGCCTCCACAAGTAAATCTGCAAGCAGATAAAGTGAATTTTGCGTTCCAATAGTGATAAGAATCTCTTCAGGTTTGGCCGTAATTCCTCTTTTGCTCAACACATTTGTCTGAAGCTGCTTTACCAGCATGGGGTCATCGTTATCCACCGAGTCCGAAATCCAGTCTTTAATTACGCTGCTACGTTGAGCAAGCCGGCCACACTCTCGCCAGTGGGCTAATGGAAACAGTGAGTGTTCCGGCTGGGCAAACAAGAAAGGATAAGGGTACTGCTGCCAATTAGTCTCTTTTACCACGTTACGCTGGCTATCAAGATCCGACTTAAAGCGCTTGCGCCAAAAATGTGCAGGCTTAACATTGAGTTGCTTTTCCTCAATCGAAATCACCTGGGCTGAAAGGCCTGTCTTTTTCAGCGCTTCTTCTGTCGCATAATAGCCACTTCTTTCCTGAGAATAGAGGTACCCTTCGTCGACTAAACGTTCATATACCAAAACCACTGTATTTCTTGATACACGTAGCATTGATGCCATTTTACGACAGGAAGGAAGTGCATTATCAGCAAACACACCTTGCTGGATACTCTCAATTACGTGTTCATGAATCTGCTCTTGCAGACTTCTGTCCGGAGTAAACTGAATATGCATTAGGTGTTCACTTTTCATGTCCTGCGTCCCTATGTTTTTACCTTTTTGACACACAGAGCATGAACTGTGCCAGCAAGCTGTCCCCATAAATAATTCACACTGGTTCTATCAGCCAGATTACAGGCGATTTATTTTCAGTATTAAACACAGGGAGGTTTTATGAATGATCTAACCACTGAACAAATCGTCGACCTTGATAAAAATACGGTTTGGCATCACATCACCCAACATGCGGTGTTTGAAAATCAGGACCCGTTGATTATGGATCATGCTGATGGCATGTATATATGGGATATCAAAGGGAACCGCTATCTTGACGCTACATCTGGTGGCGTATGGTGCGTCAATGTTGGATACGGAAGGACCAGCATAGCAGACGCTGTCCGGGATCAGCTTGTTAAGCTAAATTATTTTGCTGGAACTGCAGGAACGCCGGTAGCGGCACAATTTGCTGCAAAGCTACTGGAAAAAATGCCGGGAATGAGCCGGGTGTATTACTCAAATTCAGGCTCTGAGGCTAATGAAAAAGCTTATAAAATGGTACGCCAGA
This genomic stretch from Vibrio sp. JC009 harbors:
- a CDS encoding ABC transporter ATP-binding protein, which gives rise to MNKIAYLLKHSKASHRDFWVGVSGKIASEALPLICWLILFVFLREGIEITLTHMVLISIAVIVGQWIFGQTAKQSFLGAYDISHQLRKTLLLDIRSQPLAALTGKGLGEKIKLVTTDMKQFEHIFSHLAADFIAAWVIPIAMTGVIFMVNPVLGALLLGVVSIAWGILLFTEKRFSNSAQHNHCVNLACANKTLEYIECLPMLKSFGRADKLASPLCDQIEALRKSGLGLEWAGGTGVVFATLVLELSGPLVALVGADLVIHGVITSGEWLVVVIACVASTRPFVRMTIFSALLRYMIKAAHRLHDLATAPHQPHDGVLPTHFDIELKDVSFEMGEQTVLKDINLQVKQGQHLAITGPSGSGKTTLLNLIAAFHIATRGHVQIGGKSLEEAGTYHWYKSLSYITQHVQLFAGSLRDNLLIANSNASDADLNEAIRQAGLDDLIQRLPAGLESEIGENGNLLSGGERQRLSIARALMRQTPIVLLDEVTSALDAENQKQILETLRTLCQGKTVITIAHRLETITHADQICLMEQGQILAVAEHTSLLADNETYQKIWFAQNSLKNKAQA
- a CDS encoding ABC transporter ATP-binding protein, which gives rise to MYLSQTMGTKSALMEMLKSEQSRMWATIGCAILSSLIELIPWVCFFQAANVLLKGDHPEIYLIAMATAIVLRYVFYTLSVWQAHLVAYHVIQRVRQYIVKALASMPNERLQKFHRGDLEKRISDDCQSLEPLIAHHTTDIISGLLTPVLLMAVLLWIDWRVGLFALSPLPLAAVAQFLMMRGFTKRQESYNQIVSHMHQAQLEFLRSIGVMKLFGVDVDSYRQLSRTMNKHHKLVGAYTNQMVGAWVTFVTLAQASLMTTIPFALYFTVIGDLTHVELAMIVMLCAGILKPWLDLTQIFGQVQQSMLAIGRLIPLFHHYETENASPCQQLKELSCQSLSLFRGERHLFHSVNLSFFPGERIVFQGSSGSGKSSLLGTLSGTVEPQAGGWYYNDLPLNGISDDKRSQLLAVVDQHPKFFTGSLRDNIALSLPDTEDKKIWQLLTLVGLNQLIRDLPEQLETDIGETERAFSGGEIQRLAIVRAALANTPVLILDEATSHLDNFTEQMVLTGLRRFSPNQIQLIISHRTQALTDATHSYRLKDGVLSEIKQKGVVNE
- a CDS encoding AraC family transcriptional regulator → MSNIVDSLNVTSDLEGQYDVITLDDGVTAYIVNCTARRAVNFNDPADAGFYISFIGTNDAHSPDYPEYPAETFAFRCIASMLHEPEPNNLISLKKQGKIESIRIHFPLQHSLTKSLLPESDSPFRPFKLYEMGWQMPLSGQVREVAASVWNNDFQGGTRALWLKGKIYELLALLMMHRQPKSLADKACERIAQQPYLNWNIPRLARELATNECYLKQSFRQQFNMGVAGWIQSHRIGLAKERLADPSETITQIALDLGYQSGSYFSKVFKQHTNLTPKEFRGELSGTVSNKIINEH
- a CDS encoding DUF2058 domain-containing protein, with the translated sequence MSKLSLQEQMLKAGLVNEKKLKKAKKGSKKSRVQAREAKAAVEHNKEAQRQRDIELNKQRDEQQLSKEIKAQVKQLIEMNRIDLKDGDIKYNFTDGTFIKSIYVEQDIRDQLIKGVLSVARYEEGYAVIPSSVAYKIAARDEETIIENKSSSEEELAEDDPYAKFVVPDDLMW
- a CDS encoding gamma-glutamyl-gamma-aminobutyrate hydrolase family protein (Members of this family of hydrolases with an active site Cys residue belong to MEROPS family C26.) translates to MKIGIIVCDIVDPVLSSEFGEFADMIQQGLAPFSQHDYLLFNAMKDELPQTDDGCDAYIITGSTYDAYADLPWINALAAWIRKCDMQHKPLLGICFGHQIIALALGGRVEKSSKGWGVGLSSDNKINIQLPWMKPEKSALELLVFHQDQVISLPSSMKAIVSSEFCPNYMLTKGKHILTVQGHPEFTVDFERCLLGKMREAIGDEHYIPAISSLNSAPDSSLVMRWFCNFLNEYEPRLHQN
- a CDS encoding SDR family NAD(P)-dependent oxidoreductase, with protein sequence MQRFDLPTVLITGATSGFGLATARKFADNGYPLILTGRREERLRALADELGQLTEVFIYKLDVRKAEEVNSMMKALPEPFKRVEVLVNNAGLALGASPADKADLNDWHTMIDTNVTGLVNVTHALLPILKAQPKASIINLASIASNWSYPGAHVYGATKAFVQQFSRNLRSDFAGTGVRVTSLEPGLSESEFSLVRFGGDQEKYNAIYNETNALQPEDIADIIFWIAEQPTHININSLEVMPTSQAWDNFKVIRG
- a CDS encoding PLP-dependent aminotransferase family protein, producing the protein MKSEHLMHIQFTPDRSLQEQIHEHVIESIQQGVFADNALPSCRKMASMLRVSRNTVVLVYERLVDEGYLYSQERSGYYATEEALKKTGLSAQVISIEEKQLNVKPAHFWRKRFKSDLDSQRNVVKETNWQQYPYPFLFAQPEHSLFPLAHWRECGRLAQRSSVIKDWISDSVDNDDPMLVKQLQTNVLSKRGITAKPEEILITIGTQNSLYLLADLLVEAGTRVGLEDPGYPDARNIFSHHGATIEALSIGQQGVEISSQMARCDYVYTTPSHQVPTNVTMSMDRRAELLDFAEKKDFIIIEDDFESEVNVLSQPSPALKSLDKNGRVIYVGSLSKSLSPGLRIGFMVAEANLIKEVRKLRRLMYRHPPSNNQRTCALFISLGHYDTYVRKLRNSYKDKWTLMRQMLEEHMPQCVTSDTLGGSSFWLRLPEGVKAEEFSRRAQEVGVLVEPGDIHFTSPEKEKYGYIRMGFSAIDIAAIPQGIIKLSALL